One segment of Myxococcus xanthus DNA contains the following:
- a CDS encoding ATP-dependent DNA ligase, with amino-acid sequence MRRLADLYETLDQTTSTNAKVEALARYFKEAPPEDAAWALYFLTGQKLKRLIPTKLLVGWTQELTRIPSWLFEEVYASVGDLAEVIALLLDARERPARTEELPLSVWLEQRLLPLRQLDAAGQREQVVSWWHAMPRRELFLLNKMLTGELRVGVSSTLVVRAVAQVAGLPAPSVAHRLMGTWTPSPTFFRQLVSQDVSDSDSSRPYPFYLASPLEQPPGDLGDRAEWQVEWKWDGIRGQLIHRKGSVHLWSRGEELITERFPEIADAAAALPEGTVLDGEVLAYADGRPLPFAQLQRRIGRQKLTPKVLAEAPAAYLAYDMLELGGEDLRSQPLRVRRAKLEALLEDVPRLPVSPVVQAATWEDLATARGEARERNVEGFMLKRLESPYLTGRKRGDWWKWKIDPFTVDAVLLYAHPGHGRRSSLYTDYTFAVWNGTELQPVTKAYSGLTDAEIGRLDRWIRAHTREKYGPVRSVEPEQVFELHFEGIQSSPRHKSGVALRFPRIARWRTDKKPQDADTLDSLKELLHASG; translated from the coding sequence GTGCGGCGACTGGCGGACCTCTACGAAACGCTGGACCAGACCACGTCCACCAACGCCAAGGTGGAAGCGCTCGCGCGCTACTTCAAGGAAGCGCCCCCGGAGGACGCGGCGTGGGCGCTCTACTTCCTCACGGGGCAGAAGCTGAAGCGGCTGATTCCCACGAAGCTGCTGGTGGGGTGGACGCAGGAGCTGACCCGCATCCCCAGTTGGCTCTTCGAGGAGGTCTACGCCTCCGTGGGTGACCTGGCGGAGGTGATTGCCCTGCTGCTGGACGCCCGTGAGCGCCCGGCGCGGACCGAGGAGCTGCCCCTGTCCGTCTGGCTGGAGCAACGCCTGTTGCCGCTGCGTCAACTGGACGCCGCCGGGCAACGCGAGCAGGTGGTTTCCTGGTGGCACGCCATGCCCCGGCGTGAATTGTTCCTGCTCAACAAGATGCTCACCGGCGAACTGCGGGTGGGCGTGTCCTCCACGCTGGTGGTCCGCGCGGTGGCGCAGGTGGCGGGCCTGCCCGCGCCCAGCGTGGCGCACCGGCTGATGGGGACGTGGACGCCCTCGCCCACCTTCTTCCGGCAGCTCGTGTCCCAGGACGTGTCGGATAGCGACAGCTCCCGGCCCTACCCCTTCTATCTCGCGTCGCCGCTGGAGCAGCCACCAGGGGACCTGGGCGACCGGGCGGAATGGCAGGTGGAGTGGAAGTGGGATGGCATCCGGGGCCAGCTCATCCACCGCAAGGGCAGCGTGCACCTGTGGAGCCGCGGCGAGGAGCTCATCACCGAGCGCTTCCCCGAAATCGCGGACGCCGCCGCCGCGCTACCCGAGGGCACGGTGCTGGACGGCGAGGTGTTGGCCTACGCGGACGGAAGGCCCCTGCCCTTCGCCCAGCTCCAGCGGCGCATCGGCCGGCAGAAACTGACGCCCAAGGTGCTGGCCGAAGCGCCCGCGGCCTACCTCGCCTACGACATGCTGGAGCTGGGAGGCGAGGACCTCCGGAGCCAGCCGCTGCGCGTGCGGCGCGCGAAGCTGGAGGCGCTGTTGGAAGACGTGCCTCGGCTCCCCGTCTCCCCCGTCGTGCAAGCGGCGACCTGGGAGGACCTGGCCACCGCGCGGGGCGAAGCGCGAGAGCGCAACGTCGAGGGCTTCATGCTCAAGCGCCTGGAGTCGCCGTACCTCACAGGGCGCAAGCGGGGCGACTGGTGGAAGTGGAAGATTGACCCGTTCACGGTGGACGCGGTGTTGCTGTACGCGCATCCGGGCCACGGTCGGCGCTCGTCGCTGTACACCGACTACACCTTCGCGGTGTGGAACGGCACGGAGCTCCAGCCCGTGACGAAGGCGTACTCCGGCCTGACGGACGCGGAGATTGGCCGGCTGGACCGGTGGATTCGCGCGCACACGCGGGAGAAGTACGGCCCCGTGCGCTCGGTGGAACCTGAACAGGTGTTCGAACTGCACTTCGAGGGCATCCAGTCCTCGCCGCGTCACAAGTCGGGCGTCGCGCTGCGCTTCCCTCGAATCGCCCGCTGGCGGACGGACAAGAAGCCGCAGGACGCGGACACGCTGGACTCACTCAAGGAGCTGCTCCATGCCAGCGGGTAG
- a CDS encoding ligase-associated DNA damage response DEXH box helicase encodes MPAGRPRSLRAQIAASRKALRATTEPLNAEAPSKPRRPRIQRASTRVQTNEPPLERLRGWFRAKGWTPYPFQEEAWAAHARGESGLIHVPTGAGKTYAAYLGPLADVAANGQPGLQLLYVTPLRAVSRDVEKALREPLTVLDADITVESRTGDTSSSVRQRQRERLPQVLITTPESLCVLLTHERAPELFASLRSVIVDEWHELLGSKRGSQLELAQARLRHFAPGLRTWALSATLANLEEAARHAVGTGQTPTIVNAALERPVVVETLLPESVDAFPWAGHLGFSMLARVGAWLDAERSTLIFTNTRSQAERWFEGLRFARPEWEHLIALHHGSIDREERERVESGLKEGSLRIVVCTSSLDLGVDFGPVERVVQVGSPKGIGRTMQRAGRSAHRPGATCHILFVPTHALELVEMAAAKDALLRREVEARTPPDKPLDVLAQHLVTCALGGGFTPDALRDEVRTAAAFAGLTDEEFAWTLSLVREGSPTLRAYPEFRRVVEHEGRCVVADARVARMHRLNIGTITSDAVVQLRYWSGGRLGSVEESYVSRLKPGDTFIFAGKKLEFSRIQDMTAYVRPAKTKVTQTPRWGGSRLPLSGSLAAAVRRTLDTARHGDVTSDELAAAWPVLDAQARLSRIPAADILLAETCQTRDGHHLFLYPFEGRLVHEGLAALLALRLTRLRKATFTLSVNDYGLELLTPTPFPFEEALHPALFTRERLEADVLESVNVGELSKRQFRDIARIAGLVLPGLPGARKSSRQVQASASLLHDVFIKYDPDNLLLVQARREVLEQQFEEGRLERTLERLQAAPVERIHVRRPTPLGFPLVVERISASLSSESLLERVERLKERWTREDARSA; translated from the coding sequence ATGCCAGCGGGTAGACCCCGCTCGCTGCGGGCGCAGATTGCCGCCAGTCGCAAGGCCCTGCGCGCCACCACCGAGCCTCTGAACGCAGAGGCACCGTCCAAGCCCAGGCGCCCCCGCATCCAGCGCGCATCGACTCGAGTTCAAACGAATGAACCACCGCTGGAGCGGCTGCGCGGCTGGTTCCGCGCGAAGGGGTGGACGCCCTATCCATTTCAAGAAGAAGCCTGGGCCGCCCATGCGCGCGGCGAAAGCGGGCTCATCCACGTCCCCACCGGCGCGGGCAAGACGTACGCGGCCTACCTGGGTCCGCTCGCGGACGTCGCGGCGAATGGACAGCCAGGGCTTCAACTCCTCTACGTGACGCCGCTGCGCGCGGTGTCCCGGGACGTGGAGAAGGCGTTGAGGGAGCCCCTCACCGTGCTGGACGCGGACATCACCGTGGAGAGCCGCACCGGCGACACGTCCTCGTCGGTGCGCCAGCGTCAGCGGGAGCGCCTGCCGCAGGTGCTCATCACCACGCCGGAGTCGCTGTGCGTCCTGCTCACGCATGAGCGGGCCCCGGAGCTGTTCGCGTCACTGCGCTCCGTCATCGTCGATGAATGGCACGAGCTTCTCGGCTCCAAGCGGGGTTCGCAGTTGGAGCTGGCGCAGGCCCGCCTGCGCCACTTCGCGCCGGGCCTGCGCACCTGGGCGCTGTCCGCCACGCTGGCCAATCTGGAAGAGGCCGCCCGTCACGCCGTGGGCACCGGCCAGACGCCCACGATTGTGAACGCGGCGTTGGAGCGGCCCGTCGTTGTCGAGACATTGCTGCCCGAGTCCGTGGATGCGTTCCCCTGGGCGGGCCACCTGGGCTTCTCCATGCTGGCCCGCGTGGGCGCGTGGCTGGACGCGGAGCGCTCCACGCTCATCTTCACCAATACGCGCTCCCAGGCCGAGCGCTGGTTCGAAGGCCTGCGCTTCGCCCGCCCGGAGTGGGAGCACCTCATCGCGCTCCACCATGGCTCCATCGACCGCGAGGAGCGCGAGCGCGTGGAGAGCGGCCTCAAGGAAGGCTCGCTGCGCATCGTGGTGTGCACCTCGTCGCTGGACCTGGGCGTGGACTTCGGCCCGGTGGAGCGCGTGGTACAGGTGGGCAGTCCCAAGGGCATTGGCCGCACGATGCAGCGCGCGGGCCGCAGCGCCCACCGCCCGGGCGCCACGTGTCACATCCTCTTCGTCCCCACGCACGCGCTGGAGCTGGTGGAGATGGCCGCCGCCAAGGACGCGCTCCTGCGCCGCGAGGTGGAGGCCCGCACGCCGCCGGACAAGCCGCTGGACGTCCTGGCGCAGCACCTGGTGACGTGCGCGTTGGGCGGCGGCTTCACGCCCGACGCCCTGCGAGACGAGGTGCGCACCGCGGCGGCCTTCGCCGGCCTCACCGACGAGGAGTTCGCGTGGACTTTGTCCCTGGTCCGCGAAGGCAGCCCGACACTGCGCGCCTACCCGGAGTTCCGGCGCGTGGTGGAGCACGAGGGCCGCTGCGTCGTCGCGGACGCGCGCGTGGCCCGCATGCACCGCCTCAACATCGGCACCATCACCTCCGACGCGGTGGTGCAACTGCGTTACTGGAGCGGAGGGCGCCTGGGCAGCGTGGAGGAGTCCTACGTCAGCCGCCTCAAGCCGGGCGACACCTTCATCTTCGCGGGGAAGAAGCTGGAGTTCAGCCGCATCCAGGACATGACCGCCTACGTGCGGCCCGCGAAGACGAAAGTCACCCAGACGCCGCGCTGGGGCGGCAGCCGCCTGCCCTTGTCCGGCTCATTGGCCGCGGCCGTTCGGCGCACGCTGGACACCGCGCGCCACGGCGACGTCACGTCGGACGAACTGGCCGCGGCCTGGCCCGTGCTGGACGCGCAGGCCCGCCTGTCCCGCATCCCCGCGGCGGACATCCTACTGGCGGAGACGTGCCAGACGCGCGACGGGCACCATCTCTTCCTCTATCCCTTTGAAGGACGGTTGGTGCACGAAGGACTGGCGGCGCTGCTGGCACTGCGGCTGACGCGCCTGCGCAAGGCCACCTTCACCCTGTCGGTGAATGACTATGGCCTGGAGCTGCTCACGCCCACGCCCTTCCCCTTCGAGGAGGCGCTGCACCCCGCGCTCTTCACCCGCGAGCGTCTGGAGGCGGACGTCCTGGAGAGCGTCAACGTCGGCGAGCTGTCAAAGCGCCAGTTCCGCGACATCGCCCGCATCGCCGGGCTGGTGCTGCCGGGCCTGCCCGGCGCGCGCAAGTCCTCGCGGCAGGTCCAGGCCAGCGCGTCGCTGCTGCACGACGTCTTCATCAAATACGACCCCGACAACCTCCTGCTCGTCCAGGCCCGCCGGGAGGTGCTGGAGCAACAATTCGAGGAGGGGCGCCTGGAGCGGACCTTGGAGCGGCTTCAAGCCGCGCCCGTGGAGCGCATCCATGTCCGCCGGCCCACGCCCCTGGGCTTCCCGCTCGTCGTCGAGCGCATCAGCGCGAGCCTGTCGAGCGAGTCCCTGCTGGAGCGGGTGGAGCGATTGAAGGAGCGATGGACTCGCGAAGATGCCAGGTCCGCATAG
- the pdeM gene encoding ligase-associated DNA damage response endonuclease PdeM has protein sequence MDSRRCQVRIEGTLLELLPERALYWPDTRTLAVADLHWGKTESFQQHGIPLPTGVLEDDLARLSAALTTTGARRLLLLGDLIHSRQGLTPALVDRLALWRESHASVECVLVRGNHDRHVETLPGRWRLDVRESHADEGPFRFAHHPQSMSGRYVWAGHLHPMVRLGGKSDTLRLPCFHVGRDVGVLPAFSAFTGGVNVSRRAGDRIFALAGPAIVEV, from the coding sequence ATGGACTCGCGAAGATGCCAGGTCCGCATAGAGGGCACCCTGCTGGAGCTGCTCCCGGAGCGCGCCCTCTACTGGCCCGACACCCGCACCCTGGCCGTGGCGGACCTGCACTGGGGCAAGACGGAGAGCTTCCAGCAGCACGGCATCCCCCTGCCCACCGGCGTGCTGGAGGACGACCTGGCCCGCCTGTCCGCGGCGCTCACCACCACCGGTGCCCGCCGCCTGCTCCTGCTGGGGGACCTCATCCACTCCCGCCAGGGCCTCACCCCCGCCCTGGTGGACCGGCTGGCCCTGTGGCGGGAGTCCCACGCGTCGGTGGAGTGCGTCCTGGTGCGGGGCAACCATGATCGGCACGTGGAGACGCTGCCCGGGCGCTGGCGCCTGGACGTCCGCGAGTCCCACGCCGACGAAGGCCCCTTCCGCTTCGCCCATCACCCACAGTCCATGTCAGGCCGCTACGTGTGGGCAGGTCACCTTCACCCCATGGTGCGACTGGGCGGCAAGAGCGACACACTGCGTCTCCCCTGTTTCCATGTGGGACGCGACGTGGGCGTGCTCCCGGCCTTCAGCGCCTTCACCGGTGGCGTCAACGTCTCCCGCCGCGCCGGCGATCGCATCTTCGCCCTCGCCGGCCCCGCAATCGTCGAGGTGTAG
- a CDS encoding HNH endonuclease, whose protein sequence is MSQAKRRKILGIIETDNTFERANHRDREAWLGKCLHCNAHLWVGLDGEPISRATIEHILPKTAGGTEALTNLGLACARCNQGKGTRHDARYHRDARARELVERLLARRLAHWRKPETDEEP, encoded by the coding sequence GTGAGTCAGGCCAAGCGTCGGAAGATACTGGGTATCATCGAAACGGATAATACCTTCGAGCGCGCCAACCACCGGGACCGCGAGGCGTGGCTCGGCAAGTGCTTGCACTGTAACGCACACCTATGGGTCGGCCTGGATGGCGAGCCGATCAGCCGCGCCACCATCGAGCACATCCTGCCAAAGACGGCCGGGGGCACCGAGGCGCTGACCAACCTGGGTCTGGCCTGCGCCCGGTGCAATCAGGGCAAGGGCACCCGGCACGACGCCCGTTATCACCGGGACGCACGCGCCCGGGAGCTGGTGGAAAGGCTTCTGGCCCGGCGCCTCGCGCACTGGCGGAAGCCGGAGACCGACGAAGAGCCGTGA
- a CDS encoding cytochrome c3 family protein — protein sequence MSGPLFPRWTNTVSRLSAAALLAVPAIGIGGLMAYVRSPYVTGQQRPIEQPIEFDHRHHAGDEQIDCRYCHWSVEESPSAGIPSTTVCMSCHAQVWNKSPYLTEVRKAFFSDQPIPWVRVHNLPDFVYFNHSIHVAKGVGCATCHGRVDQMAAVEQAAPLTMAWCLDCHRNPEPHLRPAEFITSMTWTPPEDKAKAAELGRQLAEAYDVHSRESCSTCHR from the coding sequence ATGAGCGGCCCTCTCTTCCCACGTTGGACGAACACGGTGTCGCGGCTGTCCGCCGCGGCGCTCCTTGCCGTGCCCGCCATCGGTATCGGCGGTCTCATGGCCTACGTGCGCTCGCCGTACGTCACTGGCCAGCAGCGGCCCATTGAACAGCCGATCGAGTTCGATCACCGCCACCACGCGGGTGATGAGCAGATTGACTGTCGGTACTGTCACTGGTCGGTCGAGGAGTCGCCCTCCGCGGGCATCCCCTCCACCACGGTGTGCATGTCCTGCCACGCACAGGTCTGGAACAAGAGCCCGTACCTCACCGAGGTCCGCAAGGCGTTCTTCTCCGACCAGCCCATCCCCTGGGTCCGCGTGCACAACCTGCCGGACTTCGTCTACTTCAACCACTCCATCCACGTGGCCAAGGGCGTTGGCTGCGCCACCTGCCACGGCCGCGTCGACCAGATGGCCGCCGTGGAGCAGGCCGCGCCGCTCACCATGGCCTGGTGCCTGGATTGCCACCGCAATCCGGAGCCCCACCTGCGCCCGGCGGAGTTCATCACGTCCATGACGTGGACCCCGCCCGAAGACAAGGCCAAGGCCGCTGAGCTTGGCCGCCAGTTGGCTGAAGCGTACGACGTCCACTCGCGCGAGAGCTGCTCCACATGCCACCGATGA